The following is a genomic window from Amycolatopsis sp. BJA-103.
CCGTGTCGCAAGGCATCTACGCGACGCTGGTGCAGGTCAAGGTGCCGCAGCGGTTCCACGGCCGGGTGTTCGCGATCAACCAGACGATCACGTGGTCGACGCTGCCGATCGGATTCGCCGTGCTGGCGCCGCTGGCCGTCGGCTGGTTCTCGCCGCTGCTGGCGCCGGGCGGCGCGCTGACCGGGTCGGTCGGCGCCGTGCTCGGCACCGGTGAGACCCGGGGCATCGGGCTCGCCTATGTCGTCTTCGCGCTGATCCTGCTGCTGATCAACGTGGGCGGGTTCTCGATGCGGCGGCTGCGCCGGTTCGACACCGAGGTGCCCGATTCGCTGCCCGACGACTTGGTCGGGGCGCAGGAACGGGAGCGCAAGCTCGCGGGGAAGGAAGCCGCATGAGCACGGCAGTGCTGGTCAGGGAGGCCCGCGGGCACTGGGTCGGTGAGGTCGCGCCGTCGATGCGGGCGGCCGGGCACCGCGTGGTGCTGCTCGCCCCGCCGATGGACGCGGCCGAGCGGGCCACGCTGGCCGGAGTGGTGGACGACGTCATCGCGCTCGACGACGTCCACGACGCGGAAGCCGTCGCGGCGAAGGTCCGGGAGATCGGCGGCGGCGCGCTGGCCGGCATCTTCACCGGTTCGGACGGCGCCATCGCGAGCACCACCCGCGCCGCGGAGCTGCTCGGGGTGGCACGCTGCCCGGCGTCGGTGTTCGCCTTGTGCGCGAACAAGTTCGCCGTTCGGGAGGCCCTCGCCGCGGCGGGACTGCCCGGGCCCGCCCACGCCCTGATCTCGTCGGCCGCCGAGGCGGCGTCGGTCGCTTCGGCGGTCGGGCTCCCGGCGATCGTCAAGCCGGTCAACGGGGCGGGCAGCAACCTCGTCCGCGCCGTGTCCACTGTGGACGAACTGGCGGCCGCGTACGAGCTGCTGGCCGCGCGACTGCCCGAGTCCGCGGATCCGCGCTACCACCGTCGACTGGGAACCCTGGACCCTTCAAAGACGTTTCTCGTCGAAGGTTTCCTGCGTGGCCCGGAGTACGCGGTGGACGTGCTGGTCCGCGATGGAGTGGCCGAGCCGGTCGAGATCCTCGACAAGCCGCTGATCGACGAGCGGAAGTTCGAGCTGGCGCTGTCGTGCCCGCCCGCCGGGCTCACCGCCGACCGGGCCGGACTGGTCACCGCGGCGGCGGTCGCCGCCGTCCGCGCGCTGGGTCTCGACAACACCTGTGCCCACGTCGAGCTGATCGACGACGTCGACCGCGGCCCGACGATCGTCGAGGTCAACGCGGGCAGGCCTGCCGGGTCGATCATGCCGCTGCTGGCGAAGCTGCGCACCGGCATCGACGTGTTCGCCGAGCTGGCGGCGCTCGCGGTGGGCGCTCCGCCGCCGGTACGGGAACCCGCGAAACTGCCGATCCCGCTGGGCATGCTGATCCTCTACGCGGCCGGTTCGGGCCGGTTGACGAGGATCGGCGGACTCGACGAGATCGCCGAGCTTCCCGAGGTGATCGACGTCGTCACCACCGTCTCGCCGGGGCAGGTGCTCACCGACGAACAGGAGACCTACGCGGTCAACCTCGTCGTGGCGGGGTTCGCCGATCACGACGACCTCGCCGCCCTGCATGCGGAGGCGAGCAAGCTCGTCCAGCTGGAACTGGAGGACGTGTGAACACCGTGTTCGTGGTCCGGGAGACCGCCGGGCAGTGGATCGCCGACGTCGTGGCCGCCGTGCGCGCGACCGGGCTGGGGGTCGAGCTGGTCACCCAGCCTCTGGAACCGGCCGAGCAGGCACAGCTGACGGAACTGGTGGACGGCTTCGTCGTCGTCGACGACGTCCGTGACGCCGAATCCGTGGCCGAGGCGATCCGGGCGCGGACCGAGCGTCCGGCCGGGGTGGTGACCGCCGCCGAGGGGATCATCGCGAACGTCGCCCGCGCGGCCGAGCTGCTCGGCGTGGCACGCTGCCCGGCGTCGGTGTTCACCGTGACGCACAACAAGTTCGCGGTCCGGCGGGCGCTGGCCGCGGCCGGGTTGCCAGGGCCGCGCTGCGCACTGATCTCCGCCGAGTCCGAGGCTGCGTCGGTGGCTTCGGCGGTCGGGCTCCCGGCGATCGTCAAGCCGGTGAACGGCGCGGCGAGCAATCTCGTGCGCACGGTGTCCACTGTGGACGAACTGGCGGCGGCGTACCGGCTGCTGGCCGAGCGGTTGCCACTGTCGGAGGACGCCCGGTACCACCGGCTCATCGGTGGCGGCCCGTCGCCGATCGACCCGGTGAAGGTGTTCCTCGTGGAAGGCCTGCTGCGTGGCCCGGAGTACGCGGTCGACGTCCTGGTGCGCGACGGCGTCGCGGAACCGGTGGCCGTGGTCGAAAAGCCGCTCATCGACGACCGTAAGTTCGAGCTGGGCATGGTCTGCCCACCGCTCGAACTGTCCGAAAAGGACAGCGAACGGCTGTTCGCGGCGGCGGCGGCCGCCGCGCTCGCGCTGGGCCTGGACAACACCTGCGCGCACGTGGAGCTGATCGACGACGCCGAGCTGGGCCCGGCGATCGTCGAGGTGAACGCGGGCCGCCCGGCAGGCGGCGCCCAGCCGGTGCTGCTGAAGCTCGCGACCGGCATCGACGTCATCGCCGAGGCCGTGTCGCTGGCACTGGGCACGCCGCCGCCCGCGCGAGGTGCGGGCCTGCCGGTGCCGGTGGGCTACCTGATCTTCTACGCCGAGGGCACCGGGCGGCTGGTCCGCGTCGAGGGCACCGACGAGGTCGCCGACCTGCCCGAGGTCCTGGAGGTCGTCACGATCGTGCGCCCCGGCCAACTGCTCACCGACGACCAGGAGATCTACGCGGTGAACGTGCTCGCCGCGGGGTTCGCCGACACCGAAGACCTCGCCGCGCTGCACGCCGAGGCCGCCAAGCTGATCCGTTTCGAACTGGAGGAATCATGACCGCCGAACTCGCGGCGAACCTCGGTCACATCGAGGGCAACGACCACACGAAGCTCACCGTGTACGCGGCCATAGGCCTGGACTGGGTACGCGCGCACCGCGAAGTGCTGCAGGACCGGCTGCGCGAGGACGGCGCGATCCTGCTGCGCGGGATGCCTGCCGACCTGGCGGTGTTCAACCAGGTCACCGAGGAGATCGGCGGCTCGCTGCTGACCTACACGGAACGGTCGACGCCGCGGTCGGCGGTCTCGGGCAACATCTACACCTCGACGGAGTACCCGCCGGGTGAGTCGATCCCGATGCACAACGAGAACTCGTACTCGGCGAACTGGCCGGACCGCCTGTTCTTCCTGTGCGACACGGCGGCCGAAACCGGCGGCGCGACGCCGATCGCGGACAGCCGGGCGATGTACCGCCTGCTGCCTGCGGACCTGCGCGAGCGGTTCGCCGGCGGCGTCACCTACACGCGGGCGTTCCGCGAAGGTCTCGGGCTGACCTGGCAGGAGGCGTTCCAGACCGACGACCGCCAGGCGGTGGAGGACTACTGCACCGGCAACGGGCAGACCTACGAGTGGACCGACGAGGGCCTGCGCACGCGGCACGTGCGTCCGTCCTTCGTCACGGAACCGCACACCGGCGCGACGGTGTGGTTCAACCAGGCCAACCTGTTCCACGTCTCGAGCCTGGGGGAAGAGGTCAGCGAGGCGCTGCTGGACCTGTACCCCGAGGAGGACCTGCCCCGCAACGCGTCCTTCGCCGACGGCTCGCCGATCCCGCAGGCGGACCTGGCCACGATCAAGGCGACGTACGACGAGGTCAGCTATGCGTTCCCGTGGCAACCGGGCGACATCATGGTGATCAACAACATGCTGATGGCCCACGGCCGCGAGCCGTTCACGGGCAAGCGGCGGACCCTGGTCGCGATGACGTGACTCGCGTGATTGGAGCCGGATCTCGCGTGATCAGAAGGCGAACTCCGTGATCCGTCTCTGATCACACGTGATCCGGCTCTGATCACGTGTGATCGCCCGTTCCGCCCGAACACGACACGTTCGACGGCTGACGGGTCGGCTCTTTTCACCTGCCAGGTGTCCTCGAGTCGTGACTGAAACAGGCCCGGAACGGGTAATCCTCACTTCAGGTATCCGTCTGGGGAAGGCAGGGCCGAATGCCGGACAGCAGCCGAGGCACGATCGTGGAGGAAAGATTGCCCTCGCCACCTCGCGGGGCCGCCGACCTGGGAGAAACCAGGCGCTGGTTCAGGAGCGTTCTGGAAGGTCACCATCCGGGTGCGTCCGCCGACCTGGCCGATGACGCGGCCCTGGTGCTCGGCGAGCTGGTGACGAACGCAGTGGTCCACGGGCATGCCTGCCGGGCGGTCACCGTGGGGCTGACCGCGGACCGGCTGCGCATGGAGATCGACGACGCGAATCCGAGGCT
Proteins encoded in this region:
- a CDS encoding ATP-binding protein, which codes for MPSPPRGAADLGETRRWFRSVLEGHHPGASADLADDAALVLGELVTNAVVHGHACRAVTVGLTADRLRMEIDDANPRLAYAGEDAGLGLRLVARGAARWGQRCGPEGKTVWAELPLRQAGPPSSGNQGV
- a CDS encoding TauD/TfdA family dioxygenase; the protein is MTAELAANLGHIEGNDHTKLTVYAAIGLDWVRAHREVLQDRLREDGAILLRGMPADLAVFNQVTEEIGGSLLTYTERSTPRSAVSGNIYTSTEYPPGESIPMHNENSYSANWPDRLFFLCDTAAETGGATPIADSRAMYRLLPADLRERFAGGVTYTRAFREGLGLTWQEAFQTDDRQAVEDYCTGNGQTYEWTDEGLRTRHVRPSFVTEPHTGATVWFNQANLFHVSSLGEEVSEALLDLYPEEDLPRNASFADGSPIPQADLATIKATYDEVSYAFPWQPGDIMVINNMLMAHGREPFTGKRRTLVAMT
- a CDS encoding ATP-grasp domain-containing protein, which produces MSTAVLVREARGHWVGEVAPSMRAAGHRVVLLAPPMDAAERATLAGVVDDVIALDDVHDAEAVAAKVREIGGGALAGIFTGSDGAIASTTRAAELLGVARCPASVFALCANKFAVREALAAAGLPGPAHALISSAAEAASVASAVGLPAIVKPVNGAGSNLVRAVSTVDELAAAYELLAARLPESADPRYHRRLGTLDPSKTFLVEGFLRGPEYAVDVLVRDGVAEPVEILDKPLIDERKFELALSCPPAGLTADRAGLVTAAAVAAVRALGLDNTCAHVELIDDVDRGPTIVEVNAGRPAGSIMPLLAKLRTGIDVFAELAALAVGAPPPVREPAKLPIPLGMLILYAAGSGRLTRIGGLDEIAELPEVIDVVTTVSPGQVLTDEQETYAVNLVVAGFADHDDLAALHAEASKLVQLELEDV
- a CDS encoding ATP-grasp domain-containing protein — protein: MNTVFVVRETAGQWIADVVAAVRATGLGVELVTQPLEPAEQAQLTELVDGFVVVDDVRDAESVAEAIRARTERPAGVVTAAEGIIANVARAAELLGVARCPASVFTVTHNKFAVRRALAAAGLPGPRCALISAESEAASVASAVGLPAIVKPVNGAASNLVRTVSTVDELAAAYRLLAERLPLSEDARYHRLIGGGPSPIDPVKVFLVEGLLRGPEYAVDVLVRDGVAEPVAVVEKPLIDDRKFELGMVCPPLELSEKDSERLFAAAAAAALALGLDNTCAHVELIDDAELGPAIVEVNAGRPAGGAQPVLLKLATGIDVIAEAVSLALGTPPPARGAGLPVPVGYLIFYAEGTGRLVRVEGTDEVADLPEVLEVVTIVRPGQLLTDDQEIYAVNVLAAGFADTEDLAALHAEAAKLIRFELEES